From Triticum urartu cultivar G1812 chromosome 2, Tu2.1, whole genome shotgun sequence, a single genomic window includes:
- the LOC125534023 gene encoding uncharacterized protein LOC125534023 — protein MHTTRKHTSITHYGLDTEMGRRTGASLVRALLFASLFAGFAAHLAAGEKDCYDERDRIVSICIKSIKKEGFYTPPSQACKNEVKKVDMPCICRVLTASDERTVSPVKLVHLAHDCKIKLTVGSKCGTYTVAPVPPPAHA, from the exons ATGCACACCACTCGCAAGCATACCAGCATCACACACTACGGCCTAGACACGGAGATGGGCCGCCGCACCGGAGCCAGCCTCGTCCGTGCCCTGCTGTTCGCGTCGCTCTTCGCCGGGTTCGCGGCGCATCTCGCCGCGGGGGAGAAGGACTGCTACGACGAGAGGGACAGGATCGTGAGCATCTGCATCAAGAGCATCAAGAAGGAGGGCTTCTACACGCCCCCGAGCCAGGCCTGCAAAAACGAGGTGAAGAAGGTCGACATGCCCTGCATCTGCCGCGTCCTCACCGCCTCCGACGAGCGTACCGTCAGCCCCGTGAAGCTCGTCCACCTCGCCCACGACTGCAAAATCAAACTCACCGTCGGGAGCAAATGCGGAA CTTACACCGTGGCGCCAGTACCACCACCCGCGCACGCGTGA